In one Drosophila pseudoobscura strain MV-25-SWS-2005 chromosome X, UCI_Dpse_MV25, whole genome shotgun sequence genomic region, the following are encoded:
- the Sarm gene encoding sterile alpha and TIR motif-containing protein 1 isoform X2 produces the protein MSPALELNEHSHSPLFTDMSSANSNGSPTHHHQLGRLFSLSPSSIRSYGNMTDFSDSSPSGVLSPASTMIENFHKKNSSPQPISGSNSNSITSTTPTAMNGNGGGGVLVGSGSGSGTTNGGRQINTSSSSCSSLKETSHQSTSTSQQVVNSSSSTTTRVEKKSQRLHHHITSSSSSSSSTTQALSTSSEMKAAAVKRDLTNIQKSMSEINDLANSATATPTTAIMPGSGQTATARLTPGTLKSAHPSIDDLRGMSSKDKIEQLQKKLRASLENLVDDDDDSNVIVTLPDDDDCPHNHFGSGLDLSHPTAAQLSASSGLSGSSKTIDTIKFQEKRMKTESKTKVVTDGYSSEQATSNSAEMKRLQAGDIDYKENKAASAMRNRLEVDGVKTEENAAVIKEALSLRTGDITQQASNNVAAASIKVQSDTFSADKKAISQSQQSQTMTSNGIISQEKHVSSASQANYSMTHKGVSSSGSSMITSSSQMSAMNGQMVKLTDLKLDDLKSLTAGSGQQEIEQTINKYSNVLTSFVSSLQDDESGSGGTSSGQAMNVGKEKTEYLEKINEVIRRAWAVPTHGHELGYSLCNSLRQSGGLDLLMKNCVHKDLTLQFSSAQLLEQCLTTENRKHVVDNGLDKVVNVACVCTKKSNMEHSRVGTGILEHLFKHSEGTCSDVIRLGGLDAVLFECRTSDVETLRHCASALANLSLYGGAENQEEMILRKVPMWLFPLAFHNDDNIKYYACLAIAVLVANKEIEAEVLKSGCLDLVEPFVTTHDPSAFARSNLAHAHGQSKHWLKRLVPVLSSNREEARNLAAFHFCMEAGIKREQGNTDIFREINAIEALKTVASCPNAIASKFAAQALRLIGETVPHKLSQQVPLWSVEDVQEWVKQIGFNGYIDRFEESQVDGDLLLKLNQDNLRDDIGIGNGILLRRFERELQNLKRMADYSSKDTAKMHQFLSEIGTDYCTYTYAMLNAGIDKCALPHVNEDMLMTECGIHNSIHRLRILNAVKNLENSLPSSSEENMAKTLDVFVSYRRSNGSQLASLLKVHLQLRGFSVFIDVERLEAGKFDNGLLNSIRQAKNFVLVLTPDALHRCIADEDCKDWVHREIVAALNSNCNIIPIMDQHFDWPEVEKLPEDMRSVAHFNGVSWIHDYQDACIDKLERFLRGEKNIDRIAAMVPGTPGAVSYQRMHSNDSDYQSGGGGGASSSGGGGGGGGGVGGAGSVVDGLMAANGSGQANHQANRYRQSPSPARQRGSTSQLSGYARHGKRSNILPPYRTQQAALLHKSGAGSASMQNMMPLAYLPPRRSSAAGLGHSAGMGSGYRSHSVDGLLDQASASQSSLATPEQRIAAAAAMVTAGSTALTNASSTCTLQPEDEEPADTDTCDHVTRREKRLAPPPNVQQHRKSRSLDHILSKQTLAELLPPSIEPTDETQSMQNLAMPLTPQPQRRDQSSSSKSPTPERPMQPHYSRQSPEGVSSTESEREDGQSPKSQVQQPHGNQQRAAAHVHRGGSLNSNKTSNSSLGSNNSASNNKTIFNRTMKKVRSLIKKP, from the exons ATGTCGCCAGCACTGGAGTTGAACG AACACTCCCACTCTCCCCTGTTCACGGACATGTCTTCAGCCAACAGCAATGGCTCGCCCACACATCATCACCAACTGGGAAGGCTCTTCAGCCTGAGTCCTTCGAGCATACGAAGCTATGGAAAC ATGACAGACTTCTCGGATAGCTCGCCCAGTGGGGTGCTGAGTCCAGCCTCTACAATGATAGAGAATTTCCACAAGAAGAACAGCTCCCCACAGCCcatcagcggcagcaacagcaacagcatcactAGCACCACCCCCACCGCCATGAATGgcaatggaggaggaggagtgcttgtgggatcgggatcgggatcgggcaCCACCAATGGTGGCCGACAGATCAACACGAGCTCGAGTTCTTGCAGTAGTCTTAAGGAAACCTCCCATcaatccacatccacatcgcaGCAG GTTgtcaatagcagcagcagcactacgACGCGGGTGGAGAAGAAATCCCAGCGTCTGCACCATCACATAACCTCCTCATCCTCCAGCTCATCCTCGACCACACAGGCACTGTCCACATCCTCGGAGATGAAGGCGGCGGCGGTCAAGCGAGATCTCACAAACATACAAAAGTCCATGTCGGAAATCAACGACTTGGCCAACAGCGCAACAGCCACGCCCACGACAGCCATAATGCCCGGCAGCGGGCAGACGGCAACAGCCCGTCTCACGCCGGGCACACTCAAATCGGCCCATCCATCGATCGATGATCTCAGGGGTATGAGCAGTAAAGACAAGATCGAACAGCTCCAGAAGAA ACTTCGCGCCTCGTTGGAGAACCTCGtggatgacgacgacgacagcaaTGTGATCGTGACCCTGCCCGATGACGACGACTGCCCGCACAATCATTTTGGCAGCGGCCTCGACCTCTCACATCCCACGGCAGCGCAGCTGAGCGCCAGCAGTGGGCTGAGTGGCTCCAGCAAGACGATCGACACGATCAAGTTCCAGGAGAAGCGCATGAAAACGGAGTCCAAGACGAAGGTCGTCACCGATGGCTACAGCTCCGAGCAGGCCACCAGCAACTCGGCGGAGATGAAGCGACTCCAGGCCGGGGACATAGACTACAAAGAGAACAAGGCTGCGTCGGCGATGAGGAATCGACTGGAGGTGGACGGCGTCAAAACGGAGGAGAATGCAGCTGTCATTAAG GAGGCCCTCTCGCTGCGCACCGGCGACATCACACAACAGGCGAGCAACAATGTGGCCGCCGCCAGTATTAAGGTGCAGAGCGACACCTTCTCCGCGGACAAGAAGGCGATCTCGCAGTCACAGCAGTCGCAGACAATGACCTCCAACGGGATCATCAGCCAGGAGAAGCACGTGTCCTCGGCCTCGCAGGCCAACTACTCGATGACCCACAAGGGCGTCTCCAGCTCGGGCAGCAGCATGAtcacctcctcctcccagATGTCCGCGATGAATGGCCAAATGGTGAAGCTCACGGACCTCAAGCTGGACGACCTCAAGTCCCTGACGGCTGGCAGTGGCCAGCAGGAGATCGAGCAGACCATCAACAAGTATTCGAATGTGCTCACCTCGTTCGTCAGCTCGCTGCAGGATGATGAGAGCGGAAGTGGAGGCACCAGCAGCGGCCAGGCGATGAATGTCGGCAAGGAGAAGACCGAGTATCTGGAGAAGATCAACGAGGTGATCCGCAGGGCCTGGGCTGTGCCCACCCACGGACACGAGCTAGGCTACTCCCTGTGCAACTCCCTCCGGCAGAGCGGCGGCCTCGATCTGCTCATGAAGAACTGCGTTCACAAAGACCTCACGCTGCAGTTCTCCTCCGCCCAGCTGCTGGAGCAGTGCCTCACCACCGAGAACCGCAAGCATGTGGTGGACAACGGCCTGGACAAGGTCGTGAATGTGGCCTGCGTCTGCACGAAGAAATCCAACATGGAGCACTCGCGCGTCGGCACTGGCATCCTCGAGCACCTCTTCAAGCACTCGGAGGGGACCTGTTCGGATGTGATCCGGCTGGGAGGCCTCGATGCCGTGCTCTTCGAGTGCCGCACCAGCGACGTGGAGACACTGCGACACTGTGCCAGTGCCTTGGCCAATCTGTCGCTCTACGGCGGGGCCGAGAACCAGGAGGAGATGATCCTGCGCAAGGTGCCCATGTGGCTCTTCCCGCTGGCCTTccacaacgacgacaacaTCAAGTACTACGCCTGTCTGGCCATTGCCGTGCTGGTGGCCAACAAGGAGATCGAGGCGGAGGTCCTGAAGTCTGGCTGCCTCGATCTGGTGGAACCGTTTGTGACTACCCACGATCCTTCGGCCTTTGCCCGCTCGAACCTGGCGCATGCGCACGGCCAGAGCAAGCACTGGCTGAAGCGTCTGGTGCCCGTCCTCAGCTCCAATCGCGAGGAGGCCCGCAACCTGGCCGCCTTCCACTTCTGCATGGAGGCGGGCATCAAGCGGGAGCAGGGCAACACCGACATCTTCCGCGAGATCAATGCCATCGAAGCGCTCAAGACTGTGGCCAGCTGCCCGAACGCCATCGCCTCGAAGTTCGCCGCCCAGGCGCTGCGCCTCATCGGAGAGACAGTGCCTCACAAGCTGTCGCAACAGGTGCCCCTGTGGTCCGTCGAGGATGTGCAGGAATGGGTTAAGCAGATCGGGTTCAATGGCTACATCGACCGGTTCGAGGAGTCCCAGGTGGACGGCGATCTGCTGCTGAAGCTCAACCAGGACAACCTGCGCGACGACATTGGCATCGGCAACGGCATCCTGCTGCGGCGCTTCGAGCGCGAACTGCAAAATCTCAAACGCATGGCCGACTACTCCTCCAAGGACACGGCCAAAATGCACCAGTTTCTCTCGGAGATCGGCACCGACTACTGCACCTACACATACGCCATGCTGAATGCCGGCATCGACAAATGCGCCCTGCCGCACGTCAACGAGGACATGCTAATGACGgagtgtggcatccacaactCCATCCATCGCCTGCGCATCCTAAATGCCGTGAAGAATCTGGAGAACTCGCTGCCCAGCTCCTCCGAGGAGAACATGGCCAAGACTCTGGATGTGTTTGTCAGCTACAGACGTTCCAATGGCTCACAGTTGGCCAGCTTACTGAAG GTCCATCTGCAGCTGCGTGGCTTCTCAGTTTTCATCGATGTGGAGCGTCTGGAGGCGGGCAAGTTCGACAATGGACTCCTGAACAGTATTCGGCAGGCAAAGAACTTTGTTTTAGTATTAACACCCGATGCCCTGCATCGCTGCATTGCCGACGAGGACTGTAAGGATTGGGTGCATCGC GAAATTGTGGCTGCCTTGAACTCCAATTGCAATATTATACCAATTATGGATCAGCACTTTGATTGGCCGGAGGTGGAGAAGCTGCCAGAGGATATGCGCAGTGTGGCGCACTTCAATGGCGTCAGCTGGATCCATGACTACCAGGATGCATGCATCGACAAGCTCGAAAG ATTTTTGCGCGGCGAAAAGAATATCGATCGCATTGCGGCCATGGTGCCTGGGACGCCCGGAGCGGTGTCATACCAAAGAATGCACAGCAACGATTCCGACTACcagagtggaggaggaggaggagcatcaTCCAGCggtggaggaggcggcggcggcggtggtgtcGGCGGCGCAGGCAGTGTGGTGGATGGCCTGATGGCGGCCAATGGCAGCGGACAAG CTAATCACCAGGCAAATAGATACCGGCAATCCCCCTCACCGGCCCGCCAACGGGGCAGCACCTCACAGCTGAGCGGCTACGCCAGGCACGGAAAGCGCTCCAACATTCTGCCACCGTATCGCACCCAGCAGGCGGCATTGCTCCACAAATCCGGAGCTGGCTCGGCCTCCATGCAGAACATGATGCCACTGGCGTACCTGCCGCCGCGACGCAGCTCCGCCGCTGGTCTGGGGCACAGCGCTGGCATGGGCAGTGGTTATCGGTCGCACAGCGTCGATGGGCTACTGGACCAGGCCTCCGCCAGCCAGAGCAGTCTGGCCACGCCGGAGCAGAGGatagcggcagcggcggccatGGTGACGGCCGGCAGCACAGCGCTGACGAATGCCAGCTCCACGTGCACCCTACAGCCGGAGGACGAGGAGCCAGCGGACACAGATACGTGCGACCATGTGACGAGGCGAGAGAAGCGCCTGGCGCCGCCGCCGAATGTGCAACAGCATCGCAAGTCGCGGAGCTTGGATCACATACTGTCGAAGCAAACGCTGGCTGAGCTGCTGCCTCCGAGCATCGAGCCCACGGACGAGACGCAGAGCATGCAGAATCTGGCCATGCCACTGACGCCGCAGCCCCAGCGACGCGATCAGAGCTCCTCCTCAAAATCCCCAACGCCAGAGCGACCTATGCAACCGCATTACAGTCGCCAGAGTCCCGAAGGCGTCAGCTCGACGGAGAGCGAGCGGGAGGATGGGCAGTCGCCTAAGTCGCAGGTGCAGCAGCCGCATGGAAACCAGCAGCGGGCGGCGGCGCATGTGCATCGCGGCGGGAGCCTGAACAGCAACAAGACGTCCAACTCGTCGCTGGGCTCTAACAACagtgccagcaacaacaagaccATCTTCAATCGCACGATGAAGAAGGTTCGCTCGCTGATCAAAAA ACCATGA
- the Sarm gene encoding sterile alpha and TIR motif-containing protein 1 isoform X8, whose protein sequence is MSNNQAPWPVRKGIFRSSGQSDFTPGRSPSPIVEMPLSPPPVATPSNRFGLTSPLSPPPQPIQVVGATTAAATMSSASAARMSGASSSAASASSACSASSSSSSSSSSSSSHTRVRKSSNPPLQPIANRPLSPTPPPQQLPPPAPNHNHHNNNHNTNNHAAATTTTNHNNSNNKHMNNVREIPIEVEQSKEALSLRTGDITQQASNNVAAASIKVQSDTFSADKKAISQSQQSQTMTSNGIISQEKHVSSASQANYSMTHKGVSSSGSSMITSSSQMSAMNGQMVKLTDLKLDDLKSLTAGSGQQEIEQTINKYSNVLTSFVSSLQDDESGSGGTSSGQAMNVGKEKTEYLEKINEVIRRAWAVPTHGHELGYSLCNSLRQSGGLDLLMKNCVHKDLTLQFSSAQLLEQCLTTENRKHVVDNGLDKVVNVACVCTKKSNMEHSRVGTGILEHLFKHSEGTCSDVIRLGGLDAVLFECRTSDVETLRHCASALANLSLYGGAENQEEMILRKVPMWLFPLAFHNDDNIKYYACLAIAVLVANKEIEAEVLKSGCLDLVEPFVTTHDPSAFARSNLAHAHGQSKHWLKRLVPVLSSNREEARNLAAFHFCMEAGIKREQGNTDIFREINAIEALKTVASCPNAIASKFAAQALRLIGETVPHKLSQQVPLWSVEDVQEWVKQIGFNGYIDRFEESQVDGDLLLKLNQDNLRDDIGIGNGILLRRFERELQNLKRMADYSSKDTAKMHQFLSEIGTDYCTYTYAMLNAGIDKCALPHVNEDMLMTECGIHNSIHRLRILNAVKNLENSLPSSSEENMAKTLDVFVSYRRSNGSQLASLLKVHLQLRGFSVFIDVERLEAGKFDNGLLNSIRQAKNFVLVLTPDALHRCIADEDCKDWVHREIVAALNSNCNIIPIMDQHFDWPEVEKLPEDMRSVAHFNGVSWIHDYQDACIDKLERFLRGEKNIDRIAAMVPGTPGAVSYQRMHSNDSDYQSGGGGGASSSGGGGGGGGGVGGAGSVVDGLMAANGSGQGGPTTSSTTPNSNSSSSSNANANANANSTPNRSQSPA, encoded by the exons ATGTCCAACAATCAGGCGCCTTGGCCCGTCCGCAAGGGCATCTTCCGTTCGAGCGGACAGTCGGACTTTACGCCCGGACGTTCGCCCAGTCCCATAGTGGAGATGCCACTATCGCCGCCACCTGTGGCCACGCCCAGCAATCGCTTTGGGCTCACCTCTCCGCTCTCACCGCCCCCGCAGCCCATCCAGGTGGTGGGTGCGACGACAGCTGCCGCTACCATGTCCAGTGCGTCCGCTGCCAGAATGTCTGGAGCCTCGTCCTCTGCGGCCTCAGCATCCTCAGCCTGTtcggcctcctcctcgtcgtcgtcctctaGTTCGAGCTCTAGCTCTCACACCAGAGTACGTAAAAGTTCTAATCCGCCCTTACAGCCAATTGCCAACCGTCCACTGTCACCGACACCACCGCCACAACAATTGCCACCACCAGCGCCCAaccacaaccaccacaacaacaaccacaacaccaacaatcacgccgcagccacaacaaccacaaaccacaacaacagcaacaacaaacacatgAATAATGTGCGCGAAATACCCATAGAGGTAGAACAGAGCAAG GAGGCCCTCTCGCTGCGCACCGGCGACATCACACAACAGGCGAGCAACAATGTGGCCGCCGCCAGTATTAAGGTGCAGAGCGACACCTTCTCCGCGGACAAGAAGGCGATCTCGCAGTCACAGCAGTCGCAGACAATGACCTCCAACGGGATCATCAGCCAGGAGAAGCACGTGTCCTCGGCCTCGCAGGCCAACTACTCGATGACCCACAAGGGCGTCTCCAGCTCGGGCAGCAGCATGAtcacctcctcctcccagATGTCCGCGATGAATGGCCAAATGGTGAAGCTCACGGACCTCAAGCTGGACGACCTCAAGTCCCTGACGGCTGGCAGTGGCCAGCAGGAGATCGAGCAGACCATCAACAAGTATTCGAATGTGCTCACCTCGTTCGTCAGCTCGCTGCAGGATGATGAGAGCGGAAGTGGAGGCACCAGCAGCGGCCAGGCGATGAATGTCGGCAAGGAGAAGACCGAGTATCTGGAGAAGATCAACGAGGTGATCCGCAGGGCCTGGGCTGTGCCCACCCACGGACACGAGCTAGGCTACTCCCTGTGCAACTCCCTCCGGCAGAGCGGCGGCCTCGATCTGCTCATGAAGAACTGCGTTCACAAAGACCTCACGCTGCAGTTCTCCTCCGCCCAGCTGCTGGAGCAGTGCCTCACCACCGAGAACCGCAAGCATGTGGTGGACAACGGCCTGGACAAGGTCGTGAATGTGGCCTGCGTCTGCACGAAGAAATCCAACATGGAGCACTCGCGCGTCGGCACTGGCATCCTCGAGCACCTCTTCAAGCACTCGGAGGGGACCTGTTCGGATGTGATCCGGCTGGGAGGCCTCGATGCCGTGCTCTTCGAGTGCCGCACCAGCGACGTGGAGACACTGCGACACTGTGCCAGTGCCTTGGCCAATCTGTCGCTCTACGGCGGGGCCGAGAACCAGGAGGAGATGATCCTGCGCAAGGTGCCCATGTGGCTCTTCCCGCTGGCCTTccacaacgacgacaacaTCAAGTACTACGCCTGTCTGGCCATTGCCGTGCTGGTGGCCAACAAGGAGATCGAGGCGGAGGTCCTGAAGTCTGGCTGCCTCGATCTGGTGGAACCGTTTGTGACTACCCACGATCCTTCGGCCTTTGCCCGCTCGAACCTGGCGCATGCGCACGGCCAGAGCAAGCACTGGCTGAAGCGTCTGGTGCCCGTCCTCAGCTCCAATCGCGAGGAGGCCCGCAACCTGGCCGCCTTCCACTTCTGCATGGAGGCGGGCATCAAGCGGGAGCAGGGCAACACCGACATCTTCCGCGAGATCAATGCCATCGAAGCGCTCAAGACTGTGGCCAGCTGCCCGAACGCCATCGCCTCGAAGTTCGCCGCCCAGGCGCTGCGCCTCATCGGAGAGACAGTGCCTCACAAGCTGTCGCAACAGGTGCCCCTGTGGTCCGTCGAGGATGTGCAGGAATGGGTTAAGCAGATCGGGTTCAATGGCTACATCGACCGGTTCGAGGAGTCCCAGGTGGACGGCGATCTGCTGCTGAAGCTCAACCAGGACAACCTGCGCGACGACATTGGCATCGGCAACGGCATCCTGCTGCGGCGCTTCGAGCGCGAACTGCAAAATCTCAAACGCATGGCCGACTACTCCTCCAAGGACACGGCCAAAATGCACCAGTTTCTCTCGGAGATCGGCACCGACTACTGCACCTACACATACGCCATGCTGAATGCCGGCATCGACAAATGCGCCCTGCCGCACGTCAACGAGGACATGCTAATGACGgagtgtggcatccacaactCCATCCATCGCCTGCGCATCCTAAATGCCGTGAAGAATCTGGAGAACTCGCTGCCCAGCTCCTCCGAGGAGAACATGGCCAAGACTCTGGATGTGTTTGTCAGCTACAGACGTTCCAATGGCTCACAGTTGGCCAGCTTACTGAAG GTCCATCTGCAGCTGCGTGGCTTCTCAGTTTTCATCGATGTGGAGCGTCTGGAGGCGGGCAAGTTCGACAATGGACTCCTGAACAGTATTCGGCAGGCAAAGAACTTTGTTTTAGTATTAACACCCGATGCCCTGCATCGCTGCATTGCCGACGAGGACTGTAAGGATTGGGTGCATCGC GAAATTGTGGCTGCCTTGAACTCCAATTGCAATATTATACCAATTATGGATCAGCACTTTGATTGGCCGGAGGTGGAGAAGCTGCCAGAGGATATGCGCAGTGTGGCGCACTTCAATGGCGTCAGCTGGATCCATGACTACCAGGATGCATGCATCGACAAGCTCGAAAG ATTTTTGCGCGGCGAAAAGAATATCGATCGCATTGCGGCCATGGTGCCTGGGACGCCCGGAGCGGTGTCATACCAAAGAATGCACAGCAACGATTCCGACTACcagagtggaggaggaggaggagcatcaTCCAGCggtggaggaggcggcggcggcggtggtgtcGGCGGCGCAGGCAGTGTGGTGGATGGCCTGATGGCGGCCAATGGCAGCGGACAAGGTGGGCCAACAACGAGTAGTACTACtcccaactccaactccagtTCAAGTTCAAATGCAaacgcaaatgcaaatgcaaattcaaCTCCCAACCGGAGCCAGAGTCCGGCGTAG